From Haliaeetus albicilla chromosome 15, bHalAlb1.1, whole genome shotgun sequence, a single genomic window includes:
- the TPT1 gene encoding translationally-controlled tumor protein, with protein MIIYRDCISQDEMFSDIYKIREVANGLCLEVEGKMVTRTEGQIDDSLIGGNASAEGPEGDGTEATVITGVDIVINHHLQETSFTKESYKKYIKDYMKAIKARLEEHKPERVKPFMTGAAEQIKHILANFKNYQFFVGENMNPDGMVALLDFREDGVTPYMIFFKDGLEIEKC; from the exons ATGATCATCTACCGGGACTGCATCAGCC AGGACGAGATGTTTTCCGACATCTACAAGATCCGGGAAGTGGCGAACGGCCTGTGCCTGGAAGTGGAGGGGAAG ATGGTCACCAGGACAGAGGGTCAAATTGATGACTCTCTAATTGGTGGCAATGCCTCTGCTGAAGGTCCTGAGGGAGATGGAACAGAAGCCACGGTCATAACTGGTGTTGATATAGTAATAAACCACCACCTTCAGGAAACCAGCTTTACAAAAGAATCCTACAAGAAGTACATCAAGGACTACATGAAAGC AATCAAAGCCAGACTTGAGGAACACAAGCCAGAGAGAGTAAAGCCTTTCATGACAGGGGCTGCAGAACAAATCAAACACATCCTTGCTAACTTCAAAAACTACCAG TTCTTTGTAGGAGAGAACATGAATCCAGATGGTATGGTGGCTCTCCTGGATTTCCGTGAGGATGGTGTGACCCCGTATATGATTTTCTTTAAGGACGGCTTAGAAATCGAGAAATGT TAA